The genomic region TGAGATTGGTTGAAGGTGGCAGTCCGACACTCGGCGACGGTGAAAGTAGGGGTTACATCGAAGTTGCAGACGGACTCCTTATCAAGGTTTGGAGCGTAAGCCATGGGCATTGTCTCGAGAAGCATAGTCACCGGGGCTCAACATCGAGTGCATCTACTCGCTTCAGCAGCCATGATGCATCCATGCCACAAGGTCCCATCGCGCGCTCAGCATCTTACTACCCGGGATCTATATCCCTACATCGAGGGTCACTCATGATCCCCCAAAACAGCTTCAGCCCTGTAACGACTACATTGGAGCAGGAGCAAATTTGCGTCTACAACTCAAGCGCCTACTTCATCCAGGACCCCACCACCCATCGTGAAGTCCTCATTTTCGGGGACGTTGAGCCTGATAGCATATCGCTAAGCCCGCGGAATCTGAATATCTGGCAACAAGCTGCGCCAAAGATCGCCTCTGGTAACCTCAAGGCTATCTTCATCGAGTGCAGCTACGATGAGTCGCAGGCCGAGGATCGTCTGTACGGGCACCTAAAGCCCCGCTATGTCATTGAGGAGCTGCGTGCACTGGCTCATGAGGTCGAAGTCGAACGCAAGTCGCATTATTCCGAACCTAAGAAGCGCAAGCGCATGGGCAGCACGACTGACGAGACTCCACGACGAAACCCTTCTATCGCGAATCTCACCTCTGAAGACCCCGTGTCTCCCAGGACCATCAAGGCTTCGACACCGGATTACGTTCACCCTGGTATTGAAACACCTCCTACACCGCACCTCGCTTCGCCGACGGCTGAGTTGACGCTCAACCCATCTGATTCCTTCACATCTGTGCCCAGGATAAAACGGCCCCTCGAAGGTCTCAAGGTTGTCATCATCCATGTCAAGGATCGACTGGATGATGGACCTAATGTTGGAAACACTATTCTGAAACAACTGCACAATTTTGAGAGCGAAACCGAGTCACCCTTGGGATGCGAATTTATCATCTCTCATTCTGGTCAGAGCATCTATCTCTGAGCACTTCATTTACCGGCGTTGAAATTTTCCGTTTTCTCTGTCATTTGGCCATATATGATTTCTTTTGTTCTATAGCACCTGGCTATAAGCTCTGTGGGCTTGTGCTACCGTTTGGGTTTAAGTTTGTCATACATTTTGCTTATATGAGGCGACGATTTGGTTTATGAGTATAACTCAGGGAATGAAAGGTGGGCATGTATCACTCCTGGGGAACTGTATTGCATGATGGCCATTTTGTTATTAAGCCCTGTTTGCGGGCTTGTTTAGTCTATATATTTGGTGTTTGGTCATGAATGAATATATACCACGTCTGACCTAGTTCTTTTGCTTTTGTATCTTTTCAGCTCCCTCTTGGCCACCGACGTCCTTATCAAAATCTGTTCTTGGGATCTCGAACGCCTCAGTAACCCTGGCATATGTGATTCCTCCTAATCGGCTGACTGGCTTCAACACACCAGGATCAACCATATTCTTATCCTCGTTCAACGCATCCTCTCGAACCCAGAAACGAGTTCCCTCGAAAACGGCCATACAGCCAGACTTGTTTCCAGGTCGTGCCTTACTGTCGAACTCCTTGAGCATATCGAGCTTGCACTCAATGCTAACAATAGCCTCGCCCACACGAGCACACTTGACGGTCTCGCAGTCGTACTTGGGTGTCAGGCCCGAGATATCCCACTCAGATACATCAGCAGGGGCGTTGACGCTAGCTGAGTTTGCGGCTTCGATGAAGTGCTctgagatgatgttgataaCACACTCGCCGGATTCGGAGACGTTGCGAAGTGTGTCCTTCGCATTGGCGAGTCCAGATGCGaaaccaacaacaaacatGGGCGGGTCGTGGCCCATCATGTTGAAGTAACTGAACGGGGCGAGGTTCTTCTTTGTACCGTCGGGAGCTTGACTGCTCACAAAAGCGATAGGACGCGGTACAATAGCAgagatgagaagcttgtAATTGAACCCCGCAGGGCGACCCTCCTCATGAGGATCTATAGTGACATGTTTCttatcaccatcatcctTGCCCAACTTATTCGCACCCTCACCAAAAGTCCAATCCGCATCAACAGTCTTGGTGTAGCGAAACTGAGACCTGGCATCCAGCTCAGGCCTCGAAGCCTCGACCTTTTTAAAATCCGGGTGAGGATTGCGCTTGAGGATTGCGTCTCCCATGATGAATCGAGAGGTTGAAAATAGTCGTGATGAGTGAGTTGTGAGCGGTTTAAAGATGCGACGCATGGGGACCTGACTTGGGTTAAAATAAAAGTATGGGGATATTCGGAGGGGCTCGGGGTTAGATGTTGATTCCGGGGTATCTTTTCTATGGTAGTTAATTGGTAATGTTGCTAAGATCGTTTGTAATGCGTGATAAAGCAAGTGGATTGTCTTTTTCTCCACTGGTATTGGCTTTGGGTGAGGTCATTGATTGAGTACATTTCGAGTCAGGTATTGAGCCTTGATTCTTGACTATGATTCGAAGGAAGACTACTAGTTTCGGAAATACGGAATAAGACATATATGATGTTATAAGTGGTGGTTACTTTGGTAAGAGGAGATTACTTCTTTGATGTACGTTTAGGGGAATGATTATTGCTCTCAGATCTCCTCCTTCAACGGCGACGAAGCCAATACCGCGACATCGTCGGAATTGCTCGCAAGTTAACCAATTACTAACTTTGGACTATCATCGAGATCCTTGTGATCAATTATCATTGGCCATCAACGCCAATAGTCCTCCCGCTTCGTGTCCGATGAATGGTACTCTGAGCTGACATCAGAACTCAATATCAATGACCGGATCTCAGCTACATGTTTAAGAATCAGATAAGAACGAAGGCATCCTAACTCcaataataatatatagataGAACGCTATCATGCCAACCATGTGTATTTTCAGGACCATAGCCTGATCTATAGGTAGGTAGTGATAGATTCGAAGGTTGTGTTGTTCTAAGTGTAGGGTAGTCATCTTACATAATGCAACCACTATAACCACTTCATGTGACAGCGCGAGCTAGCGGAACGCGGAAAGAGGAGTCATTCGCCGCGTCTAAATctagaaaaaaaaaagttgaTTGTTTCAAGCAGAAAATATTGTATCGATTATGACATAGGCAGATGATGCATTTTTGTGTCACGCCGATTTCCCTCTTAACTCTTTAAAACTTCTCTCATGCAAACATGGGGCACTCGACGCCTCTCACATTTATTCAATTCTTGTAGCCTTCCATTGCTACCAACTTTTTTATCTCAACGCCCCCCACCATCAACCTCACCTGGACTCTATTTCTGTAGACGAGCCTGGAACAGTTCACACCCAAAAGTAAAGTCTCGAGCTTTCAGGAAACCTCGCCTGTTCTCAGAATCTATCGTAAAACCAAAAGTGAGCGATTATTCTGCTGGTATTCCAATGGCGACTTCAGTTGAGATCGCTTCTGCGCCCACTGTGGACACTCCTGGCACTTGTCTCTTTGTCCACAGTGAGAGACGGGCATATTTGTTTGGCCGACCCGAAGAAGGGACTCAGCGCGCTTTCCAGAGCAGGAGACTAGGAATGGGAGCAACGGAACAGGTCTTTCTCAGCGGCAGTGTTTCATGGGAGTTGGTAGGAGGTCTGTTCGGCTATGTTCTCACGGTTGGTGGCGTACTAGAAGCTAGCAGAGAACAAACTGCAGTGATGAATGAGGAAAGGAAGAGTAAAGGTCAGAAGTTGACGAAGCAGGCTGCTTTTGAAACCATTCACATCCACGGTGGCGAGAATCTGAACCACACTTTGGCCGCATGCCGTCCCGTCATCTTACGACAGCCGATTTCCGTGCGCACGCATGAGCATAGAGAAAACCCTCGGCTTGAGAAAATCGAGAGCATAGAACCCGACTGGAAAGACGACGTGCTTCGTGTATGGAAGATTCCGATTCAACGAGATCGCCCCAGCAGCCCAAAGAAGCGTCGCAGGTCAAGCGCCATTGTTGGAGACCAAAAAAAACCACAGTTCAAAGAATGGTCACCACTTTCGGACCCTGAATATGCGTCcactcttgttgagaaggtcatgTTCAATGGAAAACTCAAAGGCAACGGTATGCTTATCCCCGTCAAGCTGAGCGAGGTCAAGCCCAGGGATACGGTCTTTACACGCCAAAAAGGCGAAATAAAACTGTACAAGGGCCCGAGACCTGGCGATGGGTCAGAACTGACAGGACCGGATCAAACTGTTTGGGTGTTCCCCGAGAAGGAGGCTCAAATTGATCGCAGCGCAGATATCATCAACGTGACACATCGACGACTGCCCCCAACAATCTACAGCCAAAGCTCTATGTGCTATATCGTCAAATGCCTCGATCGTCGCGGGAAATTCAACCCtcagaaggccaaggagcttgGGGTACATGTCACTGACTTCAGGCATTTGACTGCGGGGAGCACTATAGTGACAAAAGATGGCGTCACTGTAACTCCTGAGCAGGTCCTTGGCGAGACTCAGCCTGGTCAAGGATTTATCCTCGCTGATATCGAGTCTCGCGATCTTATCGACTCTTTCATGGAGCGACCTGAATGGTCTAATTCTGAATTGATGTCTCATGTGGCTATCGTGTACTGGATTCTCGGCCCTGGAATAGCAGACGATGCTAGAATTCAGAAGTTTGTGGATGAGCACCCCACGATGAAGCATTTCTTTTGTGCTCAAGACACCTGCCCCAATATGATCTCTCTGGCTGGACCTGGGCAGTTACAGACCAAGCTACGGAGGATCGACCCTGAGAGATTCACTCTCCTCAAGTACGATAACGATATCAAGGGAGCCATGCCAAATGGATCACAAGTTGAGTCTGGCCGGATAGGAAACAAAATTTCGCTCATGCCCCGACTCAAATTTGGCGAAGGCGAGATTGCCCCGTTTCCTGCTCTCGGAGAGGCAGCTCAGTCTGTCAGTGATGAGATTCTCGAATTAGCACGAAAGGCTCGTGAAGAGACATCTGATCCTGAGTTTCTGCGAAAATTGGAAGAGGATGAACAAGATATTCCCAGCCGCGATGCTGAAATCATCCCCCTTGGAACTGGCTCTTCAATCCCAGGCAAATATCGCAATGTTTCGTCAACACTGATTCGGGTGCCTGGTATTGGAAACTATCTTCTCGATGTTGGTGAGGGCACTTTGGGTCAAATCCGACGTCTCTTTGGAGAGGAGGAAACTGGAAATATCCTCCGAGATCTCAGGTGCATTGTCATCAGCCATCTTCACGCTGATCATCACCTTGGTACTCCCAATTTGATCAAAGCTTGGTACGAACACACCATTGAAGATACCAATGCCAAGTTAGCTGTATCTTGTGTATCAAGATACAAGGCGCTCCTGGAAGAGGTCTCTCAAGTCGAGGATATTGGTTTCCACAGACTACATTTCCCCAATTGCAATAGCACCAAGCCCGATAAGCTCAACAACGGTCGCTTTGTGATCAAGAACGGCGACTTCGGGCTCCGTGCTATCAAGCGCATTCCAGTTCCTCACTGCTGGCTCTCCTACGGAACAGAACTCGAGCTCACATCCGGTCTCCGCATCGCATACTCAGGTGACTGCCGTCCCTCAGACGAGTTTGCACAGGAGTGCGAAGGTGCCCACCTACTTGTTCACGAGTGCACGTTCGACGATGACATGTTGTCTCACGCTAAGAAGAAGGGCCACTCTACGATGGGCGAGGCACTAGAGATTGCGCGCAAGATGAAGGCTCGAAGGACGCTGCTCACGCACTTCTCGCAACGCTATGTCAAGGCTGATTCGTTGAAGAGAGACGAGAGAGGTCGGGCTGGTGAGACGCTCATGGCTCTTGATCTCATGAGTATTAAGCTGGGAGATTTCAAGAAGGCGGCTGCTTTCCAGCCTGCGATTGCTATGCTCATGGCAGATGCGGGTGACAAATAAAGTCCATAGTATGAATAGACTTGTATGATAGTAAAAGCATAGAGTTGTAACGCTATATATGacctgttgatgatgactgTTCAAGTCTGCAGAGCCCTAGGAACAGAATAGATGCGAGTTTCTCCCATAGGAACATGACTTGAATTATTCGCAGCCGTCAACACAAGCTCTAAGGGTACAATAATAACTTTACGAATTAGAAGCTCACCAGATGTAGATTGAGAACCAATTATACATTCTATCCATGTCGAGATATCTTCTGTAGGGTGGCCGCATATGCGATTGAACACAGGAGATTCAGCGTCACCGCAACTCCACCCTCGAAACAATCTTTCAGCCCACAAGCAACTCAAAACTCTCATATATTAACAACGTATCCAAGACATTCCTACCATTCAGACATCAACGACAATGATCTTAGCAGCCAACGTGTCAATCTTGGAAGAGAATAGCAGACGCACTCTTCATCGGAATTTAAAGGTTCCGGCCGCGTGGCCTAATGGCTAAGGCGCTAGATTTCGGTCTCCAGCTTCCGAACTCTCTAGAGATTCCAGGTTCGAATCCTGGCGTGGTCGATTACTTGCTGGAATATATCTTTTGCCAACTGGCACTCGTCGGCATTGTACTTTTTGCAGATCCGGTACTCAGAGTTGGGGACTCGGGATATCAACCCGCCAATCGCGGCTTGTTGATATACTGCTTAGGTTTTTGGTATCTCTTTGGTGACTGATATCGTTGCTCCGATAAGGGACCGGCCCGATATACGGAGTAGATGGGCCCTGGATACTTCTTTTGATCTTCAAGTTGTGTCTATCTTGAAGTGAATTCCACCAGAAATTCTGAATTAATTCTAGAGATGCTCATGTCTACTCGGGACTCGTCCCGATTCTGCTTATGCGTAACCCCACGATTTATAGCCCGGACCGGGGCTGCATGTACGTAAATTAAGCCATGTGCCGGCTCCGAAAGCGGGACTCACCTGCGGCTACGTTAGCTTATCGTCGCGTTTATTCAGAGCAACCCCCCTCCACCGGATTTTTTTGTCCCACGAAGTGGTCATTCGGGCATTTCTAGTCCACAAGAACCCCTCTAGCGGTCAATTAATTTATTACCTTTGCCTCGCCTTACTTTACTTCAGGTCAGGTAAAGCTTTGTTTGTTTCCCCCTCCCGCCGCCCTCTTGCTCGCGAGCGAATACCTTCGTTATCTCGAATCCGACAAAGAATCCGTCCCGTATCTACACATAGAACATGTCGGCCTCGCTTCCTGGCGCGCGGGAGCTTCCCGCTTCCCAGTATGACCTTGAAACATATATGGGACGGGTGCGCCATACAGTGGGCATCACAGACCCTACGTGAGTCCAATTGCTGAAACTCTGAACCTCCGACGACTTCAAGTATCATGAGCTGACCATGCTGGCGCATTCTCTAGGACCCTGTTCGCGGGCGCGACCGGACTCGAGGCGGCCAAGAAGCTGGTGACGGATTACAAGATGGGAAAGATCGAGCACATGTCACCATCTTTGTGGCATGCGAAGAAGGTTGTTGACTCTACGCTGCACCCTGGTATATATGGCCCTGGCAGAGTGCAATCATGACACCAGCTGACGAGATACTGTGCAACAGACACC from Fusarium oxysporum Fo47 chromosome III, complete sequence harbors:
- a CDS encoding cAMP phosphodiesterases class-II-domain-containing protein, translated to MGAEVDPALQVIVLGSGGGPQESNTTAFLVRSVAQKWHRGSIIAVDAGVHLSAITRIMEESIPSPPPPPPFTLTIGPFAGLELPYSSPSANASHITRSLVDTYLITHPHLDHISGFVVNTAGFPGTRPKKLAALPSTIQAFKNHIFNNVIWPNLSDENNGAGLVTYMRLVEGGSPTLGDGESRGYIEVADGLLIKVWSVSHGHCLEKHSHRGSTSSASTRFSSHDASMPQGPIARSASYYPGSISLHRGSLMIPQNSFSPVTTTLEQEQICVYNSSAYFIQDPTTHREVLIFGDVEPDSISLSPRNLNIWQQAAPKIASGNLKAIFIECSYDESQAEDRLYGHLKPRYVIEELRALAHEVEVERKSHYSEPKKRKRMGSTTDETPRRNPSIANLTSEDPVSPRTIKASTPDYVHPGIETPPTPHLASPTAELTLNPSDSFTSVPRIKRPLEGLKVVIIHVKDRLDDGPNVGNTILKQLHNFESETESPLGCEFIISHSGQSIYL
- a CDS encoding beta-lactamase-like protein, encoding MATSVEIASAPTVDTPGTCLFVHSERRAYLFGRPEEGTQRAFQSRRLGMGATEQVFLSGSVSWELVGGLFGYVLTVGGVLEASREQTAVMNEERKSKGQKLTKQAAFETIHIHGGENLNHTLAACRPVILRQPISVRTHEHRENPRLEKIESIEPDWKDDVLRFKEWSPLSDPEYASTLVEKVMFNGKLKGNGMLIPVKLSEVKPRDTVFTRQKGEIKLYKGPRPGDGSELTGPDQTVWVFPEKEAQIDRSADIINVTHRRLPPTIYSQSSMCYIVKCLDRRGKFNPQKAKELGVHVTDFRHLTAGSTIVTKDGVTVTPEQVLGETQPGQGFILADIESRDLIDSFMERPEWSNSELMSHVAIVYWILGPGIADDARIQKFVDEHPTMKHFFCAQDTCPNMISLAGPGQLQTKLRRIDPERFTLLKYDNDIKGAMPNGSQVESGRIGNKISLMPRLKFGEGEIAPFPALGEAAQSVSDEILELARKAREETSDPEFLRKLEEDEQDIPSRDAEIIPLGTGSSIPGKYRNVSSTLIRVPGIGNYLLDVGEGTLGQIRRLFGEEETGNILRDLRCIVISHLHADHHLGTPNLIKAWYEHTIEDTNAKLAVSCVSRYKALLEEVSQVEDIGFHRLHFPNCNSTKPDKLNNGRFVIKNGDFGLRAIKRIPVPHCWLSYGTELELTSGLRIAYSGDCRPSDEFAQECEGAHLLVHECTFDDDMLSHAKKKGHSTMGEALEIARKMKARRTLLTHFSQRYVKADSLKRDERGRAGETLMALDLMSIKLGDFKKAAAFQPAIAMLMADAGDK